TTTATTGACAAAACCATCTCCGGCGCGGCCGCGTCCTCTGCCTCCAGCGCGATCTGCAGGTCGAAGATGTAGTCGATAACATGCTGCAGGATCTCCACCTGGCTGACCGACTTGTTCTGCGGGATGCTCGGAACCAGCTCCTTTAGCTTGGAATAGCAGTCGTTCATGTCGCACAGCGCGCTCACCGGCTCGTCCACACACGAGTGTTTATTCCGGCTGATGGCGAGACTCTGCTCCGAAATGCAGCACACGGCCTTGTAGCAGCTCCTCGCCGAGCGGACGGGACTGATGGCTTTCATGGTGGAAATGATGGCAAAAGTCGCGGACTATTTGGATGTAAGCTGTACCTCggttcccctctctctgtctaTCTCTCGGGTCTGCCAGTCACTGTCCTGAACAAGCTACAGTGTTGTGACAGAAGAGTACAGTTTTGGTTTTTATACACTGCGCGCCTGAAGACGCCCCCTTTCTCGGATCGTGTTTTGATTGgtcaatgtaaaaaaacaaacgcCATCTCATTGGCTGATGTCACCTTGTGGAAAGGCTGGGAAGAATGAGGAAATTAATATGGGATGCCCGAAGGAGATTGTCAGTCAATAAGTCAGCTATTTTTGAGGTAGTGGTAATTATATAAACCAGATAAAGTTTGGAAGTGTAGaagggccccccccccccctcagaaACATAAGCTTACTTTTaatttaaatagtttttaaCTGAGAGTAACAGCACGAAGAACATCTGCTCATTTATTGATTTGACTTGTTTCTTTTCCACTTTGACTCATCAGTACAACAACTATTCTTTTTGTGGTCTTGCTgcatgtttgactgtgttaagTCTATCAAAGTAGTACTGTACTCCATCATAATGAATCTCT
This region of Odontesthes bonariensis isolate fOdoBon6 chromosome 17, fOdoBon6.hap1, whole genome shotgun sequence genomic DNA includes:
- the id3 gene encoding DNA-binding protein inhibitor ID-3 produces the protein MKAISPVRSARSCYKAVCCISEQSLAISRNKHSCVDEPVSALCDMNDCYSKLKELVPSIPQNKSVSQVEILQHVIDYIFDLQIALEAEDAAAPEMVLSIKTADITRNFSKEEGRLCH